Proteins from one Triticum aestivum cultivar Chinese Spring chromosome 7A, IWGSC CS RefSeq v2.1, whole genome shotgun sequence genomic window:
- the LOC123153400 gene encoding probable LRR receptor-like serine/threonine-protein kinase At1g63430, with the protein MDLRFLSYYYAPLKVIGLASMSSFTKVVDLARLNHENIAKFLGYCRESDPFSRMLVFEYASNGTLYKHLHYGKVTQFSWLRRMKIAIGIAQGLRYLYTESQPPFAISEPNSIQYMLQKILPPRLTTSSTEAPPATRWESSNLCMGVGTQIRVASLHKAMVNAPTRGSLPVFVR; encoded by the exons ATGGACCTGAGGTTTTTGTCATATTATTATGCGCCTTTGAAGGTCATTGGACTAGCCAGCATGAGCTCTTTTACCAAG GTTGTTGATCTGGCAAGGTTGAATCATGAGAACATAGCAAAGTTTCTGGGCTATTGCAGAGAGAGTGACCCATTCTCGAGGATGTTAGTCTTTGAGTACGCATCAAATGGGACCCTGTACAAGCACCTACACT ATGGGAAAGTGACCCAATTCTCTTGGCTTAGGCGAATGAAAATAGCCATTGGCATCGCCCAAGGTTTAAGGTATCTGTACACCGAGTCACAGCCTCCTTTCGCTATATCAGAGCCGAACTCAATTCAGTATATGTTACAGAAGATTTTACCCCCAAG GCTGACGACATCGTCTACTGAAGCCCCACCTGCGACGCGATGGGAGAGCTCCAACCTGTGCATGGGTGTAGGAACGCAGATCCGCGTCGCTAGCCTACACAAGGCCATGGTCAACGCGCCGACGCGGGGTTCATTGCCCGTCTTCGTCAG GTAA